A single genomic interval of Nonomuraea rubra harbors:
- a CDS encoding beta-ketoacyl synthase N-terminal-like domain-containing protein, which produces MHDVPAVAIVGMSGRFPGARDLDEFWRNLVEGVCSITDFTEEELLAAGVDAAELRGPGYVASKGFLEEADRFEHELFGFNATEAAALDPQHRQLLETAWSALEDAGYDPRRTGLRTGVYVGGGPSEHAVAAQVDGRLRARLGPMHVRVLTDREFLAGWLSYRLGLTGPSLTVQTGCSTSLATVHVAVQALLAGECDLAVAGGVSIDSPYPRGYLYEPGGISSPDGRCRPFDEKAAGTVGGNGVGLVVLRRLEDAVADDDPIHAVIRGTAAGNDGSGRVGFTAPGVDGQTATIEEAWAAAGLDPADAQFLEAHGTGTDLGDRIEVAAAAEAFRGARRCAIGSVKSNVGHLNAAAGVVGLIKAALMLRHRTMVPTVNVTRPHPDLALDDTPFRLLTRAEAWASPAFGPRLAGVSSLGIGGTNVHVVLEEPPTPAGDAGAGRRASGAGAGAGAGGADAGRMVLPLSARTEAQLAAAARRLAAVLHSPGAPPLADVAHTLAHGRATLDARAYVTAATCEEAATALESLATGRTTAGGNAVGAAWAAGQEVTWPETGGRRTRLPTYPFAGDHHGALTLGPPPAPEPEEQATGTEAAVTALFRTTLALDGEQDLDRTYFAAGGDSLTAVFLVSELRDRFALDVPIELFLTERPLHELITRAVHGEEDDLLGDLLDELEQDEPEPDEPGQGERGR; this is translated from the coding sequence ATGCACGACGTACCGGCGGTGGCCATCGTGGGGATGAGCGGCCGCTTCCCGGGGGCCCGCGATCTGGACGAGTTCTGGCGCAACCTCGTCGAGGGCGTCTGCTCGATCACGGACTTCACGGAGGAGGAGCTGCTGGCGGCCGGGGTGGACGCCGCCGAGTTGCGCGGGCCCGGGTACGTGGCGTCGAAGGGCTTCCTGGAGGAGGCGGACCGGTTCGAGCACGAGCTGTTCGGGTTCAACGCCACGGAGGCCGCCGCGCTGGACCCGCAGCACCGGCAGCTCCTGGAGACCGCCTGGTCGGCGCTGGAGGACGCCGGCTATGACCCGCGCCGCACCGGCCTGCGGACCGGCGTGTACGTGGGCGGCGGCCCGAGCGAGCACGCGGTCGCGGCCCAGGTGGACGGGCGGTTGCGGGCCCGGCTGGGGCCGATGCACGTGCGGGTGCTCACCGATCGGGAGTTCCTGGCGGGGTGGCTGTCGTACCGGCTGGGGCTGACGGGGCCGAGCCTGACCGTGCAGACGGGCTGCTCGACCTCGCTGGCCACGGTGCACGTGGCCGTGCAGGCGCTGCTGGCCGGGGAGTGCGACCTGGCGGTGGCGGGCGGCGTGTCGATCGACTCGCCGTACCCGCGCGGCTACCTGTACGAACCGGGCGGCATCTCCTCCCCCGACGGACGGTGCCGTCCCTTCGACGAGAAGGCGGCGGGCACGGTCGGCGGGAACGGCGTCGGCCTGGTGGTGCTCAGGCGGCTGGAGGACGCGGTCGCGGACGACGACCCGATCCACGCCGTCATCCGCGGCACCGCGGCGGGCAACGACGGGTCGGGGCGGGTGGGGTTCACCGCGCCCGGCGTGGACGGGCAGACCGCGACCATCGAGGAGGCCTGGGCGGCGGCGGGGCTGGATCCGGCGGACGCGCAGTTCCTGGAGGCGCACGGGACGGGCACGGATCTCGGTGACCGCATCGAGGTGGCGGCCGCGGCGGAGGCGTTCCGGGGGGCCCGGCGGTGTGCGATCGGGTCGGTGAAGTCCAACGTCGGGCACCTGAACGCGGCCGCGGGCGTGGTGGGGCTGATCAAGGCGGCGCTGATGCTGCGGCACCGCACGATGGTCCCCACCGTGAACGTCACCCGCCCGCACCCCGACCTCGCCCTGGACGACACCCCGTTCCGCCTGCTCACCCGGGCCGAGGCCTGGGCCTCCCCGGCTTTCGGGCCGCGCCTGGCGGGGGTGTCGTCGCTGGGCATCGGCGGCACGAACGTGCACGTCGTCCTGGAGGAACCGCCCACGCCCGCCGGCGACGCGGGTGCAGGCCGGCGTGCTTCCGGTGCCGGTGCCGGTGCCGGCGCAGGTGGTGCTGATGCCGGTCGCATGGTGCTGCCCTTGTCGGCGCGGACGGAGGCGCAGCTCGCCGCCGCCGCCCGGCGCCTGGCCGCCGTGCTGCATTCGCCCGGCGCGCCCCCGCTGGCCGACGTCGCCCACACCCTGGCCCACGGCCGCGCCACCCTGGACGCCCGCGCGTACGTGACCGCCGCGACATGTGAGGAGGCCGCCACCGCACTGGAATCCCTCGCCACGGGCCGCACGACCGCCGGCGGCAACGCGGTCGGCGCGGCGTGGGCGGCGGGTCAGGAGGTCACCTGGCCCGAGACCGGCGGCCGCCGCACCCGCCTGCCCACGTACCCGTTCGCGGGCGACCACCACGGCGCCCTCACCCTCGGCCCCCCACCGGCTCCCGAGCCGGAAGAGCAGGCCACCGGCACGGAGGCGGCCGTGACGGCGCTGTTCCGCACCACCCTGGCCCTGGACGGCGAGCAGGACCTCGACCGCACGTACTTCGCGGCCGGCGGCGACTCCCTGACCGCCGTCTTCCTGGTCAGCGAGCTACGCGACCGCTTCGCCCTGGACGTCCCCATCGAGCTGTTCCTCACCGAACGCCCCCTGCACGAGCTGATCACCCGCGCCGTGCACGGCGAGGAGGACGACCTCCTCGGCGACCTCCTCGACGAACTCGAACAAGACGAGCCCGAACCAGACGAGCCCGGACAAGGCGAGCGCGGACGATGA
- a CDS encoding cytochrome P450 has translation MRRPPPDPAVLDDPDLLDPHLHATHDLTPLWRRLRATDPVRRHDRFWSVTRHADVLRVIRDPDTYTSLRGNMLRTLMRGHDPAAGKMIVVTDGPRHTALRRLLTPGFTPRTLGPVTHSITAATRDLLSSLTRRGGGDFVGEVAAQVPLRAICELLGVPERDRQRVLELTAQAMLGEEGADLAARIAQSEILLYYTRLAAERRSAPGNDVISLLVSADLTEEEVLLNCYNLIIGGDETARLAMAGGLLALATYGEEWARLRADPGLIEPATEEILRWTTPAAHVGRVATRAAELGGRRIEAGDVVALWTVSANRDEAVFADPDRFDVGRRPNRHLTFGHGPHFCLGAQLARAEIRALLAELRATVTRIEVTGPVTWLPSNFVNGVATLPVSLA, from the coding sequence ATGAGACGCCCCCCGCCGGATCCCGCCGTCCTCGACGACCCCGACCTCCTCGACCCGCACCTGCACGCCACCCACGACCTCACCCCCCTCTGGCGAAGACTGCGCGCCACCGACCCGGTACGCAGGCACGACCGCTTCTGGAGCGTCACCCGCCACGCCGACGTCCTGCGCGTGATCCGCGACCCGGACACCTACACCTCGCTCCGGGGCAACATGCTCCGCACCCTGATGCGCGGCCACGACCCCGCCGCCGGCAAGATGATCGTGGTCACCGACGGCCCCCGCCACACCGCCCTCCGCCGCCTGCTCACCCCGGGCTTCACCCCGCGCACCCTCGGCCCCGTCACCCACTCCATCACCGCGGCCACCAGGGACCTCCTCAGCTCCCTCACCCGCCGCGGCGGCGGCGACTTCGTCGGGGAGGTGGCCGCGCAGGTGCCGTTGCGCGCGATCTGCGAGCTGCTCGGCGTCCCGGAACGGGACCGGCAGCGCGTCCTGGAGCTGACGGCGCAGGCCATGCTCGGCGAGGAGGGCGCCGACCTGGCCGCCAGAATCGCGCAGAGCGAGATCCTGCTCTACTACACCCGCCTGGCCGCCGAACGCAGGTCCGCCCCAGGCAACGACGTCATCAGCCTGCTCGTCTCCGCCGACCTCACCGAGGAGGAGGTGCTGCTCAACTGCTACAACCTGATCATCGGCGGCGACGAGACGGCCCGGCTGGCGATGGCCGGCGGGCTGCTGGCGCTGGCCACGTACGGCGAGGAGTGGGCGCGCCTGCGCGCGGACCCCGGCCTGATCGAGCCGGCCACCGAGGAGATCCTGCGCTGGACCACCCCCGCCGCCCACGTCGGCCGGGTCGCCACCCGCGCGGCCGAGCTGGGCGGGCGGCGCATCGAGGCGGGCGACGTGGTGGCGCTGTGGACGGTGTCGGCCAACCGCGACGAGGCCGTCTTCGCCGACCCCGACCGCTTCGACGTGGGCAGGCGGCCGAACAGGCACCTGACGTTCGGCCACGGCCCGCACTTCTGCCTGGGCGCGCAGCTCGCCCGCGCCGAGATCAGGGCCCTGCTGGCGGAGCTGCGCGCGACGGTGACCAGGATCGAGGTGACGGGCCCGGTGACGTGGCTGCCGTCGAACTTCGTCAACGGCGTCGCGACGCTCCCCGTCTCACTGGCGTAG
- a CDS encoding VOC family protein, translating to MSVHLNHTIMPARDRDATAAFLVELLGLEPAPEYGPFRVVSLGNDVSIDVVQAGEELPSQHYAFLVSEDEFDQIWGRIKERGLTYWADPFHRQAGQINTNDGGRGLYWSDPNGHNLEIITVPYGGG from the coding sequence ATGTCCGTCCACTTGAACCACACCATCATGCCGGCCAGGGACAGGGACGCGACGGCCGCCTTCCTCGTCGAGCTGCTCGGCCTGGAGCCGGCGCCCGAGTACGGCCCGTTCCGGGTGGTCTCGCTGGGCAACGACGTGTCGATCGACGTCGTGCAGGCGGGCGAGGAGCTGCCGTCGCAGCACTACGCGTTCCTGGTCAGCGAGGACGAGTTCGACCAGATCTGGGGCCGGATCAAGGAGCGCGGGCTGACGTACTGGGCCGATCCGTTCCACCGGCAGGCGGGGCAGATCAACACCAACGACGGCGGGCGCGGCCTCTACTGGTCCGACCCCAACGGGCACAACCTGGAGATCATCACGGTGCCGTACGGCGGCGGTTAG
- a CDS encoding TIGR03619 family F420-dependent LLM class oxidoreductase: MRVGFAVPVSGPWATPENMRRIAVRAEELGYHELWTFQRLLYPVGHPMGPTYRAVHDPIVTLAHLSAVTSRIRLGVAVINAYVQPVPLAKQLATLQTLSGGRLTAGIGLGWLPEEFEATGTDMARRGRRGEEFVEVLRKAWTDDVVEHDGDFYRVPPAHLDPKPLPGPPQILLGGTADVALRRAARLADGWVSSSREDLASITARIGLIKDELAAAGRDASAFRLVCRGSTQVRAQDEERPLTGTYDKIRRDVEALGAAGVTEVFHDLNFDREIPESGAKEAMRRAEEALEALAP, encoded by the coding sequence ATGAGAGTCGGTTTCGCCGTACCCGTGTCAGGGCCCTGGGCCACACCCGAGAACATGCGCCGCATCGCCGTCCGCGCCGAGGAGCTGGGCTACCACGAGCTGTGGACGTTCCAGCGGCTGCTGTACCCGGTCGGGCACCCGATGGGGCCCACCTACCGCGCCGTGCACGACCCGATCGTCACGCTCGCCCACCTCTCGGCCGTGACCAGCCGCATCCGGCTGGGCGTCGCGGTGATCAACGCGTACGTGCAGCCCGTGCCGCTGGCCAAGCAGCTCGCCACGCTGCAGACGCTCTCGGGCGGCAGGCTCACCGCCGGGATCGGGCTGGGCTGGCTGCCGGAGGAGTTCGAGGCGACCGGCACCGACATGGCGCGGCGCGGCCGCAGGGGCGAGGAGTTCGTCGAGGTGCTGCGCAAGGCGTGGACCGACGACGTGGTCGAGCACGACGGCGACTTCTACCGCGTGCCGCCCGCCCACCTCGACCCCAAGCCGCTGCCGGGCCCGCCCCAGATCCTGCTCGGCGGCACCGCCGACGTCGCGCTGCGCCGCGCCGCCCGGCTGGCCGACGGCTGGGTCAGCTCCAGCAGGGAGGACCTGGCCTCCATCACCGCCCGCATCGGGCTGATCAAGGACGAGCTGGCCGCGGCGGGGCGGGACGCGAGCGCGTTCCGGCTCGTCTGCCGCGGCTCCACGCAGGTGCGGGCCCAGGACGAGGAACGCCCGCTGACCGGCACGTACGACAAGATCAGGCGCGACGTCGAGGCCCTCGGCGCCGCCGGCGTCACGGAGGTCTTCCACGACCTGAACTTCGACCGCGAGATACCCGAGTCCGGCGCCAAGGAGGCGATGCGCCGGGCCGAGGAGGCGCTGGAGGCGCTGGCGCCCTAA
- a CDS encoding phosphotransferase yields MGLEAELAGIAAAYGGAGKPVLHPTRTDVVVLRMGEVVVKAHSARDDAESLRPRLRAAASASVSGVMLAPLEREVLSAGGRAVTVWPAGRPVSHDDPGSAPWEEGARLLARLHAVPLTLVPALPPAGGPARAARAVSRMTGDGPVEQLVRRAFKELPEPRPLPGLLTHGDWHLGQLVHRDRWLLIDVDDLGVGDPAWDLARPAAWYAAGLLEPAVWERFLGAYLGSGGPALGQGDDPWARLDVPARALTVQLAAVAVVNADSEGRELDEVEHSLIESCNRIVRA; encoded by the coding sequence GTGGGTCTTGAAGCTGAGCTGGCGGGCATCGCCGCGGCGTACGGCGGCGCGGGAAAGCCCGTGTTACACCCGACGCGCACGGACGTCGTGGTGTTACGCATGGGCGAGGTGGTGGTGAAGGCCCATTCGGCGCGCGACGACGCCGAGTCGCTGCGGCCGAGGTTGCGGGCCGCGGCGTCGGCCTCGGTGAGCGGGGTGATGCTGGCCCCGCTGGAGCGCGAGGTGCTGTCGGCGGGCGGGCGCGCGGTCACGGTGTGGCCGGCGGGCCGTCCGGTCTCGCACGACGATCCGGGCTCCGCGCCGTGGGAGGAGGGGGCCAGGCTGCTGGCCAGGCTGCACGCCGTTCCTCTCACGCTGGTGCCCGCGCTGCCGCCCGCCGGAGGGCCCGCCAGGGCCGCCAGGGCGGTGAGCCGGATGACCGGCGACGGGCCGGTGGAGCAGCTCGTCAGGCGGGCGTTCAAGGAGCTGCCCGAGCCGCGGCCGCTGCCCGGCCTGCTCACGCACGGCGACTGGCATCTGGGCCAGCTCGTGCACCGTGACCGGTGGCTGCTCATCGACGTCGACGACCTCGGGGTCGGCGACCCGGCGTGGGACCTGGCCAGGCCCGCGGCCTGGTACGCGGCGGGCCTGCTCGAACCGGCGGTGTGGGAGCGGTTCCTGGGGGCTTACCTGGGCTCCGGCGGGCCGGCGCTCGGCCAGGGCGACGACCCGTGGGCGCGCCTCGACGTGCCCGCCCGGGCGCTGACCGTGCAGCTCGCCGCCGTGGCCGTGGTCAACGCCGACAGCGAGGGCCGGGAACTCGACGAGGTCGAGCACTCGTTAATCGAATCGTGCAACAGAATCGTCCGAGCATGA
- a CDS encoding zf-TFIIB domain-containing protein — translation MQCPKCRGNMRTYERNGVHIEQCDNCRGIFLDYGELETLTRMETQYHAAPPPPAAPGPAWGAPHHGGGHYGGHHRQRSWVGMLFST, via the coding sequence ATGCAGTGCCCCAAGTGCCGCGGGAACATGCGGACCTATGAGCGCAACGGCGTCCACATCGAGCAGTGCGACAACTGCCGAGGGATCTTCCTCGACTACGGCGAGCTGGAGACGCTGACCCGGATGGAGACGCAGTACCACGCGGCTCCCCCGCCTCCCGCCGCCCCCGGCCCGGCCTGGGGCGCCCCGCACCACGGCGGCGGCCACTACGGCGGCCACCACCGTCAGCGCAGCTGGGTGGGCATGCTGTTCTCGACCTGA